A segment of the Delphinus delphis chromosome 20, mDelDel1.2, whole genome shotgun sequence genome:
CGTCCAGAGCAACTACCTGCTGGGGACCTCTGCTGGAGGGGCGGCAGGCTTCCCCCGtgaccctggggtgggggaggggctacTTCAAAATAAGTCCCCTTTACCAAGTTCAATCTGACCCCTTTACCTGGGTCAGATTCTgacagctccatttttttttaaccattttaattaattaattaattaatttttggctgcgttgggtctttgttgctgtgcacgggctttctctagttgcggcgagcagtggctactcttcgctgcggtgcgcgggcttctcattgcggtggcttctcttgttgcggagcacgggctccaggcgcgtgggcttcagtagttgtggcacgtgggctcagtagttgtggcgcacgggcttagttgctccacggcgtgtgggatcttcctggaccagggctcaaacccgtgtgccctgcaatggcaggcggattcttaaccactgtgccaccagggaagcccagacagcTCCATTTTACCATGATCTTGTATAtgattttgtatgtttgtttaacAGCTCTAGGCCTCAGTTACcttatctgtaacatgggaataaTATTTATCTCTCGAGGTTATAGTGAGGACTACGTGAGATCATGCATGTGAAAGCACCTAGTCTTCTGTTTGGTTCACaacaggtatttaataaatacgCCTTAAGACTGATTTGAGGTGACCCCTCAGGTCCAGGGATGTCTGAGGGTAGTTTTTCCCAGAAGGTAGAACATGGGACTGCTGGTGGCATGGGAGAATTTAGGTGGTTCGTGAGGATGGCTTTGAATAAGTCTGAATCACACAGTGAGAAATTTACtcttttcttaattctctttGAAGCTTTCTGACTAGGTAAAGAGGAAGACTCCATTTCTGTGCTGGTGTGCCTGGAACACCTCTCTCATACTTGCTAATCTCCCTTTTTAACAAAGAGGGTACAGGAGCTGCCGCCAGCTATAGTGTAATACGATTGTTTGcttctcactttgtttttctGGTTCTTTCTATATATGGGCCAGTGAGCCTGGCTTTCCACTTAAGAGTGGTGATATAAAGTATTCTCTTAAAATATACTTAAGAAAGTAAGCtggcttaaagaaaaatattagtaacagagaagggagagggcagCTCTACACCATGGTGAGGGTGTCCCGCGAAGGAAGTGTGGGAAGGAGTCCTGGAGTCAGTGAGCACACACACCACCTCCTGCCCTGTGGTCCTGCCCCGCGGGAATGGGAAGCAGCAGGCTCAGGGGGCTGGGATGTCCATCACCAGCCCCGGAGGCCCCAGATTTCCTCCTGCTCTCTGCCCCTTACATGGCCCCGGAGCAAAATCCAAACTAATTCTGTCCAGGGAAGAATGAGGGCGTCGAAAAGCAGGGGAAGGTCTGAGACACGGAGATGACAGAATACGCTGGAAGCCAGGCTCAGGAATGAGACAGGCTGGGCTTAGCTTTGCCTCTACCGCATACTCACCATGTCCCCTCTGAGCCCCAAGTTCTCGGTCCCTAAATGTGGTGTCTGCTTCTCCACTCCCAGGAACCCCAGGTCCTCCCACTTGGCACTGCCTTGGGTCACTGGGACTGGGACCCATCGCCGAGTCATCCCATGGGGAGgcaacaggctctggagtcagggaggCCATGGGCCCCGGGGTGGGGGATGCTCTCGCCCGTGGGGTTGAGGAAGCGGCCCACGCTCTTGGAAACACTGGGAGTGAGGCTGGCAGACAGGCTGAGAATAAGACCGATTCTCCCAGGGCTGTCTGAGCCTTAAAGTGCCTAGTCCGGTGCTGGGCACATAGAAAGCCCTGGATAAACTGCAGCTACaacgatgatgatgatttttattgttattacccCCACCACTATTATCATCATTAAAGAGTCAGCGATGGAATAATAAGGAGCTAGGAAGGAGCAGCGGAGGACAGACAGGGATTGTGTTTACATCGTGAGAGGTGATGGGTGTTACAAGTTGGGGTGAAGGTgttggggtggagagagagactgACGGAGAGACGCTGAGAAAGGTGGATAGAAACCGGCCCCTCCTAACTCGGCGATGAGTCCCAGCGATACAAGGCAGTGCCAAGTGGGAGGACCTGGGGTTCCTGGGAGTGGAGAAGCAGCCTCGCTCGCTGAGCAGCGATGAGACCTCGGGAGGCTGCCCGAGTTCTGCATCCTGAGCTGGGCCCAGGGGAGAGGGCCACTGGCTGACCCGGGGCTCCTGCCCCTGTGCTGACCCCTCCTCCCTTGCCAGTGCCACTCTGGCCCCtctgggagggctgggggcagcagtGGGGTGCGCTGGTGTAGTCCCAGCCCTCGCGGCAGGCCGTGAGCTCACACACGTGCCCCCACCAGGCCCGGTAAACAGGATGGGTGCCTGGGTCAGCAGCTCCCTCCCTAGGTCTTCCTCGCCCCCTCATTCCTTGGGGGTGGCCCGCCTGCCCAGCTCCCCAGCTCCACCCAGCTTTCTCAGCTCAGAGCAGCCGGGATGCTAACTGAGGCGCCCCGATGACCCCTCTCAGGGTCGTAGCCACTTCCTTCCCCGACAGATGCCTGGCGTCCCCACTGAGGGCGGTCTCCTGGGTCCCAGGCTCTCTGTGGCTGGAAGGTGTGGACGTGTGAGGCAGTCACCTTTAGGTGGCAGtatgggaggggagagagatgggagagaCAAAGGCCGATGGAAACGGAGAGGAAGGCTGAGGAAGGGCACCTGCAGCGGCAGGTGGCGTCCTGCCATTCTGGCGTCCCCGACCCAGGCTGGCTTACACCTAGGGTGGGTCCTATCCCGCTGGGTTCCCTACCCTCGCCCCCCTGATGAGGTCCTGCCTGATTCCTCTCTCCTaagtcccccccccccacaccaccTCTAGAAGACACTACCAGCCTATCACCTCAGATGCGACCTCCTACCCTGCGCCCCAGACTCCTGGGGTTGGGAAATGGGAACACTTTGGCACCGGTCTcatcccatttccccctccctccctgatgCACGGGCTCCCTCTCTGTTTCGACACAGGCTCTCAGGCTCACAATTACAGCTCACCTATGGGTGGCTGGGCCTGAGTCACTGTGGGGAGGGACTCTgggctgcccagccctgccaccttcTTCCAAGCTACAGTATAAGGAGTAGCAGCGGGGACAAGGGCTGTGGGAAAACAGGAACatctgggaaaggagagagaagactgCAGACCTAGAGGAAGGGAGAACGAGAAgtcagaaggaaggagagaagggaggagggcacGCAGAcccagggaaagagaaagggcaaGCGAGTAAACTTGGGTGGGAAGAAGACACTCAGGAGAGAAGGAACGAGGCAGAGATGAAGCTACAGGGGTGTCTGGCCTGCCTCCTGCTGGCCCTGTGCCTGGGCAGTGGGGAGGCTTGCCTACTGCTGAGTGGAGGGGAGAGCTCTGGAGCAGGGGCCATGGAGACCACTGGACACGGGGCGGGAGAGGCCATTGGACAAGAAGTGGGAGAGGCCATCAAGCACGGAGTCGGGGAGGCCACTGGCGGAGGGGATGGAGAGGCAGCGGGTTCTGGAGTTAAGGAGACCATGGGCCCCGGCGTGGGGGATGCTCTCGCCCGTGGGGTTGAGGAAGCGGCCCATGCTCTTGGAAACACTGGGAGTGAGGCTGGCAGACAGGCTGAGAATGTCATTCAGCACGGAGTGGACGCTGCCCACAGCTCCTCGCAGGGGATGCCTGGCGGCAACGGTGCTTTGGTGAGTGGCTGGAAGCCGGGTGTGGAAATGGGAGGCTGCGGGCAGCTGGGTTGAGAGTCCTGGGAAGCAGTTAATAGGAGGAAGGGCTCCCTTATTGGTGGCTGTCTGGGCCAGTTTCCTTCTACGTTaggcatccctcccccaccaccgtGAGGTCTCTCTCCACCTGCTTCTCCCTGTCGCTTCTCTATCTGAGTTGCTCTGCCTGTCCTACCCCATCCCAGAGGGAGGTGGCCACACACACTCAGTGCGGCCACGTTGTTCTTGCAGGGAATCAATGGGCAGCCTCCATCTGGAGGCCATGGCTCCTCTGGCTCTCCAGGCAATCCTGGAGGTCCAGGGATTCCCTGGGACCAGGTGTATTCTGGAGGCTCAGGTGGCAGCTTTGGGACCAACTCTCGGGGAGGCTCCTGGGGCCACGAAGGCTATGGAGGGGCGTTCAACCTAGGCACCAACACTCAGGTACATCAGGACATCACCCTGGCCCTGATgcctgccacctccctcccttcaAGCCCACACTTTTGGCGTTTCCCCCGTGTCCTTCCCGATCCCATGCTCAGTCTCACCCTCCCTGCAGGCAGATGTGGCCCAACCTCCTTATGGCTCAAGGAGAAGCAGCGACAACCCAAATGCAGAGGTAAGAGGAAGAGTCGGAGAAGAAGAGGTGTCTGGATGCGTGTGATAGAAAGTGGGAGAGacgaagaggaaagaaagatgggCAGGGGAGAGGTTGAGGGAAGAGGCAGGTCGGACAGGGGAGAGAGAGGTGTGGGGAGGAGACTTGGAAGAGTGAGATGGGCGTGGAAGAGAGATGCGATGGGAAAGAAGGCCAAGCCAGGGAAGCAGGAGAGCCTGGCCTGTGGGGATGGCTTTGACTGGAGCCTcaaacctcacccgtccccttccCTCTGCAATGCACCAACCGCCCACCATCTGGCTCAGGTGGAAGCTCTAGCAACTCTGGGGTAAGAGGACAGGACAACCTGGGGCATTCTGCAGAAGTTCTGCTCCTCTCAGACTGGGCGGGAAATAGTCCTGAGCAAGGGAGGCcggggagggaggaaagcaaTCTTGGTGTCCTCATCTTTAGACCTCACTCTGGTCTCTTCCTGACCCTCAGGGAAGCAGCAGTGATGGCAGGAACAGCGGTGGCAGCAtcagtggcggcagcagcggcggcagcaacagcagcagcggTGGCAGTTCTGAGCTCCACTGGGTAAGTTCTCCTTTGTTGAAGGCAGAGGTTGGGCCCCTGGTGGTCCCTGCTGAGGAAACCCACTCCGAGGTCTTCCCGAAAGCTGCCAGCCCCAGGGTAGATGGCGTCACCGGAGTTGTCATCCTGGGCTCCCTCAGCTTCTGTTCCCCACCTTCCCAGCCTCACCAGGAAGTGTG
Coding sequences within it:
- the LOC132416151 gene encoding dermokine isoform X2, whose product is MKLQGCLACLLLALCLGSGEACLLLSGGESSGAGAMETTGHGAGEAIGQEVGEAIKHGVGEATGGGDGEAAGSGVKETMGPGVGDALARGVEEAAHALGNTGSEAGRQAENVIQHGVDAAHSSSQGMPGGNGALADVAQPPYGSRRSSDNPNAEGSSSDGRNSGGSISGGSSGGSNSSSGGSSELHWNSQLFPGLFGLDTFWKNLKSKLGFMNWDTISKNQIPDLRTRIFLYFCRLWEKFKQSTPFLNWKAITENYDYNQQKYPTASGGQHSAQIPTKCGVTVSSSVSTGAEKIRLAREGV